A stretch of DNA from Cytobacillus luteolus:
GGGCTGATCGATGCGCTTACGCTTTTGTGTGAGCAAATTTGTGGCGTTTTATTACTTGTTTTTATAGGATAGTAGTTGGATACACTATATTTTGTATGTATGAATCGAGAGTAACAATTTACGTTATTATTTGCATTGAAGGAGTGTCAATACAATGTCTGAAGAAAAAATTTATGATGTTATCATTGCAGGTGCTGGTCCTGCTGGTATGACTGCTGCTGTTTATACATCTCGTGCGAATCTTTCTACCCTAATGCTTGAACGTGGAGTACCTGGTGGACAAATGGCAAATACAGAGGAAGTAGAAAACTACCCTGGGTTTGATCATATCTTAGGTCCTGATCTTTCCACAAAAATGTTTGAGCATGCGAAGAAGTTTGGTGCTGAATATGCATACGGAGATATTAAGGAAGTTATTGATGGAGAAGAATATAAAACAGTTATTGCTGGAAGTAAACAATATAAAGCACGCGCTATAATTATCACAACAGGTGCTGAGTATAAAAAGCTAGGTGCACCAGGTGAAAAAGAACTTGGCGGACGCGGTGTTTCTTACTGTGCAGTTTGTGATGGGGCATTCTTTAAAGGAAAAGAACTAGTCGTTGTTGGTGGAGGAGACTCTGCGGTTGAGGAAGGTGTTTACCTAACTCGTTTTGCGACAAAAGTAACAATTGTTCACCGTCGTGATGAACTACGCGCTCAGAAGATTCTTCAAAAACGAGCATTTGACAATGAAAAAGTTGATTTTATTTGGAATACAACAGTGAAAGAAATCAAAGATAAAGATGGAAAAGTCGGTAGCGTTATTTTAACAGATGCTAAAACTGGAGAAGAACGAGAATTTAGCGCAGATGGTGTTTTTATCTACGTTGGAATGGTTCCACTTTCTAAGCCATTCGAAGGTCTTGGAATTACAAATGCAAACGGTTATATCGAGACAAACGACCAAATGGAAACAAGAGTCGAAGGAATTTTTGCAGCAGGAGACATCCGCGAAAAAACACTTCGCCAAATCGTAACCGCAACAGGCGACGGAAGCATCGCAGCCCAAAGCGCCCAACACTATATCGAATCACTAATGGAAAAACTAAAAGAGCGTCAATAATAAGAAGTGTCAGGAGCTCCTGGCACTTTTTTATTTGCAATAGTAAAGCTTTATATTTTTTGAAGCTTGTTGAGTTCAGCGGAAGGTACGAGACTCCTGCGGGAGTGAGGGGCAGGGGAGACCCCACAGGAGCAAAGCGACGAGGAGGCTCCCCGGACCGCCCGCGGAAAGCGAGTACCTTCCGCTGAACTCAACGGGTATGTGTCAATGTAAACTCGTCCTTCATAAAAAAGTAACTACTATTTAACTCTGTTGTAACACGCATGAAATATTTTTCTAGTATGATGAGGTTAAGTAATTGACCCCCTTTTATATATTAGATACTTGTTAGGCACAGGTTCCCTTTCCTGTGCCCCTTTTTTATATAAAAAGTACTGAAAAATAGGACAATGGACATGTTTATCATGAAAACGCTATGAAACGTGAAACCTAAACAAAACTAATTCGTAATAAACTTTTAGAATATTACATTACAAAAATTTTTTATACATATCTTGTTCATTGTTACACATTACTTTAAATAGTATAATAAATGATAATGCTTTCATTTACATGCAGCGGGATAGGTAAATACATATATATACAGCACCTAGCTGTTCGACTCGGGGTGAAATGTGTGCAAAGGGTGACTAACTGCGTTCTTGTGAAAGACAATAAAGTTCTTCTACTTCAAAAACCAAGCAGAGGCTGGTGGGTAGCACCGGGTGGGAAAATGGAGCAAGGAGAATCTGTTAAAGATTCGTGTGTAAGAGAATATCGAGAAGAAACAGGAATATATTTAAAAAATCCTACAATAAAGGGGATTTTTACTTTTATTATTAAAGACCAAGAGGAAATCGTTTCCGAATGGATGATGTTCACTTTCTATGCATCAGAATATGATGGGGAAAATGTGGATGAATCTGAAGAGGGAAAGGTTTCTTGGCATGAAATTGATAAGGTGAGCGATCTTCCGATGGCACCAGGTGATTTTCATATCATTGACTACTTAATTAAGGGGAGTGGTACGATTTACGGAACCTTTACTTATACCCCCAATTTTGAACTACTTGCCTATCGCTTAGATCCTAGTTAACTATATCTTGTATATTGGAGGTAAAATAATGAGTACAGGTTCTACAAGTGATATTCAATTAGTGATAATCACAGGAATGTCCGGGGCTGGAAAAACAGTTGCTATTCAAAGTTTTGAAGACCTTGGCTACTTTTGTGTAGATAATTTACCACCTTCTTTACTTCCTAAGTTTTTAGAGCTTATGAAAGAGTCAGGAAGTAAAATGAATAAAGTAGCATTAGTGATGGACTTGCGTGGAAGAGAATTCTTTGAGAGTCTTTTTGAAGCACTAGATGATATCACTGAAAAATCATGGATTACCCCACAGATCCTATTTTTGGATGCAAAAGACTCTATTTTAGTAAGTCGTTATAAAGAAACTCGTCGCTCTCACCCGTTGGCAAATAACGGTTCACCACTAACAGGAATTGAGAATGAGAGAGAAGTTCTTGAGGAGTTAAAGGGTAGAGCACAATTAATATATGATACGTCTAACCTAAAACCAAGAGAGCTACGTGAGAAAATTCTTAAGCAGTTTTCAACACATTCTTCTCAGACTTTCTCGGTGAATGTCTTTTCATTTGGATTTAAATATGGCATTCCTATTGATGCCGACCTAGTTTTCGATGTGAGATTTTTACCGAATCCTCACTATATCGATACACTTAGACCGAAAACAGGACTTGATGAAGAAGTATCATCTTATGTTTTAAAATGGGGAGAAACTCAAAAATTTGCTGAAAAATTAATTGATTTATTGGCCTTTATGCTTCCTTACTACAAGCGAGAAGGAAAGAGTCAGTTAGTTATCGCAATAGGTTGCACTGGTGGACAGCACCGCTCTGTAACACTTGCTGAATATCTCGGTAAATATTTTTCGAATGAATACAAAACCATTGTCTCTCATCGCGATATTGATAAGAGGAAGGAATAGCTATGAAGAAAGCAAAACAACCTAGAATTGTCATAATCGGTGGGGGAACAGGGCTTTCCGTTTTACTTAGAGGGTTAAAAAAGTATCCTCTCGATATTACTGCGATTGTAACCGTTGCGGATGATGGTGGCAGCTCTGGTAGACTTCGTGATGAGATGGATATTCCTCCACCTGGGGATATACGGAATGTAATAGCGGCATTGTCAGATGTAGAACCCTTAGTTGAAGAGTTGTTTCAGCATCGATTTAAAAATGGAAGTGGGTTGTCTGGGCATTCACTTGGCAATCTAATTCTAGCAGCAATGACAACAATTACAGGTGATTTCGTACATGCTATAAGTGAGATGAGCAAGGTGTTAAACGTACGAGGACGAGTGTTACCTGCTGCAAACAGAAGTGTTATATTACATGCCGAAATGGAAGATGGAACAGTTGTTTCTGGGGAGTCAAAAATTCCATACTCAGGTAAGGAAATTAAACGAGTCTTTCTAACACCTCAAGACATTGAACCAGTGAATGAAACCTTGTCAGCGATCCGCGAAGCTGACTTGATTATTATTGGTCCTGGTAGTCTATATACAAGTATTCTTCCAAACTTACTAGTGCCAAAAATCGGAGAAGAAGTCATAAAAGCTAAAGCAAAAAAGGTTTATATATGTAACGTGATGACTCAGGCTGGTGAGACCTT
This window harbors:
- a CDS encoding gluconeogenesis factor YvcK family protein: MKKAKQPRIVIIGGGTGLSVLLRGLKKYPLDITAIVTVADDGGSSGRLRDEMDIPPPGDIRNVIAALSDVEPLVEELFQHRFKNGSGLSGHSLGNLILAAMTTITGDFVHAISEMSKVLNVRGRVLPAANRSVILHAEMEDGTVVSGESKIPYSGKEIKRVFLTPQDIEPVNETLSAIREADLIIIGPGSLYTSILPNLLVPKIGEEVIKAKAKKVYICNVMTQAGETLNYTASDHVKALYQHMNTSFLDMILVNDEGIPDKIKAKYAKELAQSVDYDLQRLSELGLEIIHGNIISYEDEVIRHDTSKVASILYKLVDSARVLEGN
- the rapZ gene encoding RNase adapter RapZ, with the translated sequence MSTGSTSDIQLVIITGMSGAGKTVAIQSFEDLGYFCVDNLPPSLLPKFLELMKESGSKMNKVALVMDLRGREFFESLFEALDDITEKSWITPQILFLDAKDSILVSRYKETRRSHPLANNGSPLTGIENEREVLEELKGRAQLIYDTSNLKPRELREKILKQFSTHSSQTFSVNVFSFGFKYGIPIDADLVFDVRFLPNPHYIDTLRPKTGLDEEVSSYVLKWGETQKFAEKLIDLLAFMLPYYKREGKSQLVIAIGCTGGQHRSVTLAEYLGKYFSNEYKTIVSHRDIDKRKE
- the trxB gene encoding thioredoxin-disulfide reductase, which codes for MSEEKIYDVIIAGAGPAGMTAAVYTSRANLSTLMLERGVPGGQMANTEEVENYPGFDHILGPDLSTKMFEHAKKFGAEYAYGDIKEVIDGEEYKTVIAGSKQYKARAIIITTGAEYKKLGAPGEKELGGRGVSYCAVCDGAFFKGKELVVVGGGDSAVEEGVYLTRFATKVTIVHRRDELRAQKILQKRAFDNEKVDFIWNTTVKEIKDKDGKVGSVILTDAKTGEEREFSADGVFIYVGMVPLSKPFEGLGITNANGYIETNDQMETRVEGIFAAGDIREKTLRQIVTATGDGSIAAQSAQHYIESLMEKLKERQ
- a CDS encoding 8-oxo-dGTP diphosphatase; this translates as MQRVTNCVLVKDNKVLLLQKPSRGWWVAPGGKMEQGESVKDSCVREYREETGIYLKNPTIKGIFTFIIKDQEEIVSEWMMFTFYASEYDGENVDESEEGKVSWHEIDKVSDLPMAPGDFHIIDYLIKGSGTIYGTFTYTPNFELLAYRLDPS